From the Chthonomonadales bacterium genome, the window TGAGCGAGAACCGGCGGTTCCTGGTGCGCGAGGACGGCACGCCCTTCTTCTACCTGGGCGACACCGCCTGGGAGCTCCTTCACCGCCTGAACCGCGAGGAGGCCGACCGCTACCTGCGCAACCGGGCGGCGAAGGGCTTCACCGTGATCCAGACGGTGGCGCTCGCCGAGCTCGACGGGACGACGGAGGCCAACGCCTACGGGCAGCTCCCGCTGCTCGAGGACGATCCGGGGCGACCGGCCGTGCGAGAGGGCGCGGGCAACGACTTCTGGGACCACGTGGACTACGTCGTGGACCGCGCGAACGCCCTCGGCATGCTCATCGGCTTCCTGCCGACGTGGGGACGCTTCTGGCACGATGCAGGCCCGGGCGGCCGGCCCCTCTTCGACGCGCGCAACGCAGAAATCTACGGCGAGTGGCTGGGCCGCCGCTACCGCGAACGCGGCCTCATCTGGATCCTGGGTGGCGACCGCACCGTGGACAACGGCGCGCAGCGGGCCGTGATCGAGGCGATGGCGCGCGGGCTGCGCCGGGGCGATGGCGGGACGCACCTGATCACCTTCCATCCCCGCGGCGGCTCCGGCTCGGCGCAGTGGTTCCACGGCGCGCCGTGGCTCGACTTCAACATGCGCCAGAACGGCCACGGCGCCGAGTACACCGGCCACTACGACGGCACGCGTGCCGACTACGAGCGCAAGCCGCCCAGGCCGGTGCTCGACGGCGAGCCGATCTACGAGGACCACCCGGTGGCGTTCAACCAGGCGCGACTCGGCCACTCCGTGGCGGCCGACGTGCGCCGCGCTCTCTACTGGGACCTCTTCTCCGGCGCGTGCGGGCACACCTACGGCCACCACTCGGTCTGGCAGATGTGGCAGCCAGGCCGTGCGCCCATCAACAACCCGCTGATGCCCTGGTACGAGGCCATTGACCAGCCGGGCGCCGGGCAGATGCAGTACGGGCGGCGGCTGTTGGAGTCGCGCCCCTTCCTCACACGCGTGCCGGACGACACGGTGATCGTACCGCACCGCGTGCCCACGGCCGTGCCGGGCGCCGGCCGCTACCGCTTCGTGGCGACGCGCGACCGCGGCGGCAGCTATGCGATGGTCTACGCGCCC encodes:
- a CDS encoding glycoside hydrolase family 140 protein — its product is MAGGGWLLAAALLAAASTAGTAASRAPRLRVSENRRFLVREDGTPFFYLGDTAWELLHRLNREEADRYLRNRAAKGFTVIQTVALAELDGTTEANAYGQLPLLEDDPGRPAVREGAGNDFWDHVDYVVDRANALGMLIGFLPTWGRFWHDAGPGGRPLFDARNAEIYGEWLGRRYRERGLIWILGGDRTVDNGAQRAVIEAMARGLRRGDGGTHLITFHPRGGSGSAQWFHGAPWLDFNMRQNGHGAEYTGHYDGTRADYERKPPRPVLDGEPIYEDHPVAFNQARLGHSVAADVRRALYWDLFSGACGHTYGHHSVWQMWQPGRAPINNPLMPWYEAIDQPGAGQMQYGRRLLESRPFLTRVPDDTVIVPHRVPTAVPGAGRYRFVATRDRGGSYAMVYAPVGRAFAVRMDTVRGRQVRAWWFDPRTGRAKKIGTYPNTGERTFTPPDPGEMLDWVLVLDDAARGFPPPG